The genomic segment GGCAAAGAGAGTTGGTATCCAACCCGAGATCAAGCTTACATCGGCGTATTGGTGGACGACCTCTGCACATTAGGCACTAAAGAGCCGTACCGTGTGTTCACTTCCCGTGCCGAATATCGCCTGTTACTGCGTGAAGACAATGCCGATATCCGCCTCACGCCAAAAGCCCACGAACTTGGCTTGATTGATGAAGCTCGTTGGGCAAGATTTAATCAAAAAATGGAAGCTATTGAGCAAGAAAGAGCCCGCTTGAAATCCACTTGGGCACATTTACAAATGCCAAATCTGGATGAACTGAATGCGTTACTCAATAATCCATTGACTCGTGAGGCAAGCGGCGAAGATTTAATCCGTCGTCCGGAAATGAGCTATGAAAAACTGACCCAAATTGCCCCATTTGCCCCGGCGATTGAAGACAAAGAAGCGGCAGAACAGGTGGAAATTGCGATCAAATATCAAGGCTATATTGAACATCAATCGAACGAAATTGAACGCCATAAACGCCACGAAAACACCCTGATTCCGGCAGAGTTTGACTACGACAAAGTCGAAAGCCTCTCCAACGAAGTGCGAGCTAAATTGATGCAACACCGCCCTGTCTCCATCGGGCAGGCAAGCCGCATTTCCGGTATCACACCGGCAGCAATTTCCATTCTTTTGGTTAATTTGAAAAAACAAGGAATGTTGAAACGGGGTGAGTTGTAAATACTACAAGCGGTTGATTTTGCAGAATTTTTTGCAACCTTGACCGCTTGTATTCTTTGGAGAAGGAAATACCCGAACTACCGCCGTATTTTTAATTAGATATCTGCATAACCTCGGTTTTTTGCCGTTCGATCACCAAATGTTTGCCCAACATTCGTGGTATTTCTGCAATGCATTTGTTCATACCAATTATGAAAATCTGCGACAAGGTGTATTTGCGACTACAGATTTAGTGATGTTTCTTGAAAATTTATTGTTTGAAAAAAGTCATTCGTTAAGTAATCGGGCATTGCGTATTAATGAAAATAATGATTAAGGAATTTGCAAAATGTTAGCTAAATTAAACCGCTTGCTTGCTCAAGCAGAAATAAATTTGACCGATCAACAAAAAGAGCAGTTAGTTGGTTTTGTGCGATTATTGGATAAATGGAATAAGGCGTATAACCTCACTTCTGTTCGTAATCCTGATGAAATGTTGGTTAAACACATTTTAGATAGCCTTGTGGTTAGCCGCCATTTACAGGGCGAAACGTTTATTGATGTGGGAACAGGTCCGGGCTTACCGGGGATTCCGCTGGCAATCGCAAATCCGGATAAACAATTTGTATTGCTCGACAGCCTTGGCAAACGGATTAGTTTTATTAAAAACGCGTTGCGTGAGCTTGGGATTAAGAACGTTACCCCGGTGCAAAGTCGAGTGGAAGAATACAGCGAAAGCCAATTTGACGGCGTATTAAGCCGAGCTTTTGCCTCACTTAATGATATGGTGAGCTGGTGCTACCATTTACCGACGGAAAACGGAAAATTTTATGCGTTAAAAGGCGTGTATGACGAGCAGGAAACAGCTGAAATTAAACAGCCTATTCAGTTGGTGGAAGTGATTAAGCTTGAAGTACCTGAGCTGGTTGGGGAGCGGCATTTAGTGGTGTTGAAAAAGCCCTAACAGAAAGCGATATGCAAAAAGTAGAAGCTATTTATAATTGCTTAATTCTCCCAACAGTACATCACTTGTGGATAAATTTATCCAATTCTATAAAAAATGGAACTCTAACCTGAGTTCCATTTTTGTCAATTTTTACTTTAAACATCTAACTGTTTAGAGGTTTTCTTAAACAGGGTTAGCGCAATAAAGCCGAAGGCTAAGAAACAAGAGATGATTAGCGCATAGAAACCGCCGTCCCAGCCGAACATATCAACCAGTTTACCCATCACATAACCTGCACTTGCAGAGCCTAAGAGGTAACCGAATAAGCCGGTTAAACCTGTTGCGGTGCCGGTTGCAACGCGTGGCACTAAATCAGCCGCTTGTAAACCGATCATCATCACCGGGCCGTAGATTAAGAAACCAATCGCTACTAAGCAAATGTTGTCGATTAACGGGTTGCCGGCAGGGTTTTTCCAGTAAACCACAATCGCAATTAATACCCCAACAAGGAATAATAACATCGGTGGCGCACGGTGGCCTTTGAACACTTTGTCGCTTAAATAACCGCTTGCAAGCATACCGAAGATACCGGCATATTCATACAAGAAGTACGCCCAGCTCTGTTTATCTACTGAGAAGTGTTTCACTTCTTTGAGGTAAGTCGGCGCCCAGTCGATAATGCCGTAGCGAATAAAGTACACAAACACGTTCGCAATCGCAATCGCCCAGAGGAATTTGTTGTTTAAAATGTATTTATAGAAAATGTCTTTTGAAGAAAGGGTGTGTGCGGATTCCACTTTTTCAACGATTTTCTCCCCTTTCCATTGATCAACCGGTGGTAAACCTTGTGACTCTGGCGTATCACGCATTAAATAGAACATCACAAATGCCAACACAATTGCAATCAGCGCAGGTAGATAGAACAGTGATTGCCACACACCAAAAATCGACAAGCCTAAAATCGCCAACGGCCCGATTAAACCACCGCCCAAGTTGTGCGATACGTTCCACCAGCTCCACCAAACACCACGTTCAGAGGTCGAGAACCAGTTAGTCATTGTTTTCGCACCCGGTGGATAGCCCATACCTTGGAACCAGCCGTTCAAGGCAGAGAGTAAAATCATCAACGGAATGGAGGCAAGTACGCCCGGTACTAAGCCGAAAATCAGGCTGACAATCGCTGAACCAAGTAAGCCGATAGTGATAAAGTATTTCGGGTTAGAACGGTCGGAAACGTTACCCATAATAAATTTACTGAACCCGTAAGCAAGCGATAACGCTACACCAACTGTCCCTAAATCGGCTTTGGTAAAGCCATATTCATCAATCAAATACGGCATTGCCAACGAGAAGTTTTTACGAATTAAATAATATGCCGCATAGCCGATAAACACGCCTGCAAACACTTGCCAACGCAATTTGCGATACTCTGCATCAACTCTGCTTGATTCCACTTTTTGTTCTGCCGGTGGAGAGGCTTTTAGGAAGGAAAACATCTTACTACTCCTTAACAATGAAATCCTATGCTCAATTTAGCACTTCATTTGGAGTATAAAAAGCAGATTTTTTCAAATTTGTGAGCAAGATCAAAATTTTTTTGAGCGAAATCGAAAAGCGGTTGAATTTCTCCCTTCTTTTGCAAAAAATTTGAGAAAACCAACCGCTTGTCAGGTTAAAAAGAGGCTATTTCTGTTTTTTCAAAAACGCTACACCGGTATCAGGGAAATCGGTAAAGACGCCGGTTGCGCCCGCTTTGTTCAGCAACGCATCGTACATTTCATCAACATTCTGGAAAAAGTCCGGCAGTGCATCTTTACGCACAGTGTATGGGTGAAGTTCCATTTTGTACTTCGCCAACTCTTTCACTAACGGTGTGTAAACAATGTTGCCGACTTTGGATTTTTCTTTATCAACCAACATATACCAACCCGGGCCAACACCATCGGCATATTTGGCGACTTCT from the Mannheimia haemolytica genome contains:
- the rsmG gene encoding Ribosomal RNA small subunit methyltransferase G; translation: MLAKLNRLLAQAEINLTDQQKEQLVGFVRLLDKWNKAYNLTSVRNPDEMLVKHILDSLVVSRHLQGETFIDVGTGPGLPGIPLAIANPDKQFVLLDSLGKRISFIKNALRELGIKNVTPVQSRVEEYSESQFDGVLSRAFASLNDMVSWCYHLPTENGKFYALKGVYDEQETAEIKQPIQLVEVIKLEVPELVGERHLVVLKKP
- the glpT_1 gene encoding G-3-P permease produces the protein MFSFLKASPPAEQKVESSRVDAEYRKLRWQVFAGVFIGYAAYYLIRKNFSLAMPYLIDEYGFTKADLGTVGVALSLAYGFSKFIMGNVSDRSNPKYFITIGLLGSAIVSLIFGLVPGVLASIPLMILLSALNGWFQGMGYPPGAKTMTNWFSTSERGVWWSWWNVSHNLGGGLIGPLAILGLSIFGVWQSLFYLPALIAIVLAFVMFYLMRDTPESQGLPPVDQWKGEKIVEKVESAHTLSSKDIFYKYILNNKFLWAIAIANVFVYFIRYGIIDWAPTYLKEVKHFSVDKQSWAYFLYEYAGIFGMLASGYLSDKVFKGHRAPPMLLFLVGVLIAIVVYWKNPAGNPLIDNICLVAIGFLIYGPVMMIGLQAADLVPRVATGTATGLTGLFGYLLGSASAGYVMGKLVDMFGWDGGFYALIISCFLAFGFIALTLFKKTSKQLDV